One Gadus morhua chromosome 13, gadMor3.0, whole genome shotgun sequence genomic window carries:
- the LOC115557859 gene encoding histone H2A, sperm-like has product MSGRGKKAPTKTTGAVSRSARAGLSFPVGRIYRLLRKGNYAQRVGAGSSVYLAAVLEYLCAEILELAGNACRDNKRTRIAPRHILLAVRNDEELNMLLAQVVISEGGVLPNIQDILLPKKTKGSSKDDSVAKDVQSEEF; this is encoded by the coding sequence ATGTCTGGCCGTGGAAAGAAGGCGCCAACCAAGACTACGGGCGCCGTCTCAAGGTCTGCCAGAGCGGGGCTCAGCTTTCCCGTGGGCCGTATCTATAGGCTGCTGCGGAAGGGCAACTACGCCCAGCGGGTGGGCGCGGGGTCCTCGGTTTACCTGGCCGCTGTCCTAGAGTACCTGTGCGCTGAAATCCTGGAGCTCGCGGGGAACGCCTGTCGCGACAATAAGAGAACGCGCATCGCCCCGCGACACATACTGTTGGCTGTCCGCAACGACGAGGAGCTCAACATGCTCCTAGCCCAAGTGGTGATCTCGGAGGGCGGCGTCCTGCCAAACATCCAGGATATCCTGCTGCCCAAGAAGACCAAGGGCTCCTCCAAGGACGACAGCGTGGCTAAAGACGTTCAGTCCGAAGAGTTTTAA